A stretch of Brassica napus cultivar Da-Ae chromosome C6, Da-Ae, whole genome shotgun sequence DNA encodes these proteins:
- the LOC111206770 gene encoding cysteine-rich receptor-like protein kinase 44: MVRRLCGGFMALLKMCGGHNASEGDLSAEDGGEDRGIFYDLQELEIATDSFSEKNRLGHGGFGPVYKGLMPSGEEIAVKKLSLNSRQGSREFMNEVKLLLRIQHKNLVSLLGCCFHGPEKMLVYEYLPNRSLDYFLFDKTNPGLLAWSNRWQIIIGVARGLLYLHEEAPVRIIHRDIKASNILLDNDLNPKISDFGLARLFPGDGTHTNTFRISGTYGYMAPEYALHGLLSVRSDVFSFGVLVLEIASGRKNHNPRLGPEMADLLSYTWKMYQEGKILELVDQSLAGAYNRDEAATCFIIGLLCCQQITSNRPDMNTVHQMLSSDSFDMPKPGRPGLQGRRGGGNASTGTGSKSFGLTGSEPSSFKSRSGGRASGPNSVVEEHSRTSISMSSFAEGR; this comes from the exons ATGGTTCGCCGTCTTTGCGGTGGCTTCATGGCGTTACTGAAGATGTGTGGTGGTCATAACGCTTCTGAGGGAGATTTATCAGCCGAAGACGGTGGTGAAGACCGTGGCATCTTCTATGATCTCCAAGAGCTTGAAATAGCGACTGACTCGTTCTCCGAGAAGAACCGACTCGGACATGGAGGGTTTGGTCCTGTCTACAAG GGATTGATGCCAAGTGGTGAAGAAATAGCTGTGAAGAAGCTGTCGTTGAATTCGAGACAAGGGTCGAGAGAATTCATGAACGAGGTTAAGCTCTTACTTAGGATTCAACATAAGAACTTGGTTTCGTTGCTTGGTTGTTGCTTCCACGGTCCAGAAAAGATGCTGGTTTACGAGTATCTCCCTAACCGGAGTCTTGACTATTTTCTCTTTG ATAAAACCAATCCCGGTTTACTTGCCTGGTCCAACCGATGGCAAATAATTATAGGCGTGGCAAGAGGACTGTTATATCTACATGAAGAAGCTCCGGTTAGAATAATCCACAGAGATATAAAAGCCAGCAACATTCTTCTAGACAATGACTTGAACCCGAAAATCTCTGATTTTGGTTTAGCCCGGTTATTCCCAGGAGATGGCACTCATACTAATACCTTTAGAATCTCGGGTACCTA TGGTTACATGGCTCCTGAATATGCCTTGCACGGCCTATTATCGGTTAGATCAGATGTTTTCAGCTTTGGAGTATTGGTCTTGGAGATAGCCAGTGGAAGAAAGAACCACAATCCTCGTCTTGGACCAGAAATGGCCGATCTCTTGAGCTAT ACGTGGAAGATGTACCAAGAAGGAAAAATTCTAGAATTGGTGGATCAATCTCTAGCAGGAGCATACAACCGCGACGAAGCAGCCACATGTTTCATTATAGGGTTACTCTGTTGCCAGCAAATCACATCAAACAGACCGGATATGAACACGGTTCATCAAATGTTGTCGAGCGATTCATTCGATATGCCTAAACCGGGTCGTCCTGGACTCCAAGGTCGTAGAGGAGGCGGCAATGCAAGTACCGGTACTGGTTCAAAAAGTTTTGGATTAACGGGGAGCGAACCAAGCAGCTTTAAAAGTAGAAGTGGAGGACGAGCGTCTGGACCGAATAGCGTCGTTGAGGAGCACTCGAGGACGTCCATTTCCATGTCTTCCTTTGCCGAAGGCAGAtga
- the LOC106409312 gene encoding transcription factor BEE 3-like, which translates to MANLSSDLQTYTVDDPITQLAELNNTLHQFQTMFAPPFSSSLDSLFFHHHQHQPLPDHFPGKSPENNFHQGVFIPSNIHNKNDDSSLDSKKRKTLMASMSTSENSVSDQTSSAQVSINGNVLTKNNSSRRGKRLKNIEDKKEREVVHVRAKRGQATDSHSLAERVRRGKINERLKCLQDIVPGCYKAMGMATMLDEIINYVQSLQNQVEFLSMKLTAASSYYDFNSEADAVDSMQKAKAREAVEMGQGRDGNTVFHSSSWTL; encoded by the exons ATGGCGAATCTCTCTTCTGATCTTCAGACATACACCGTGGATGATCCCATAACTCAACTTGCAGAACTCAACAACACTCTTCATCAGTTCCAAACGATGTTTGCTcctcctttctcttcttctctggattctctcttctttcatcatcatcaacatcaaccGTTACCAGATCATTTTCCCGGAAAATCTCCCGAGAATAACTTTCATCAAGGGGTTTTCATCCCTTCTAATATTCACAACAAAAATGACGACTCGTCTCTCGATTCCAAGAAGAGAAAAACACTAATGGCGTCCATGTCTACGTCGGAGAACAGTGTCTCTGATCAAACCTCTTCTGCTCAAGTTTCCATTAATGGAAATGTTCTGACCAAAAAT AATTCCTCAAGGAGAGGGAAAAGGCTGAAGAATATAGAAGATAAGAAAGAGAGGGAAGTTGTTCATGTTAGAGCCAAAAGAGGTCAAGCCACTGATAGCCACAGCTTAGCAGAGCGG GTTAGACGAGGGAAAATAAACGAGAGATTGAAATGCTTGCAAGATATAGTCCCCGGATGTTACAAG GCAATGGGAATGGCCACGATGCTGGATGAGATAATTAATTACGTCCAGTCGTTACAGAACCAAGTCGAG TTTTTATCTATGAAGCTTACAGCAGCGAGTTCTTACTATGACTTTAACTCAGAGGCTGATGCTGTTGATTCCATGCAG AAGGCAAAGGCACGTGAGGCAGTAGAGATGGGGCAAGGGAGGGATgggaatactgtcttccattcATCATCATGGACCCtttga